The region TGTTCGCGGCGCTGATGGCGGCCGAGGAGCCCGGACTCACCGCCGCCGAGATCAGCGAACGGCTCGGGGTCAGTCCGGCGGCCGTCTCCGGGGCGGTCCGCTACCTGATCCAGGTCGGCATGGCCGTACGCGAACCCGCGCCGGGCTCGCGCCGGGACCTCTACAAGGCGCCGTTCTCGTCCTGGTACTCGTCCACCGTCCGCGGCGGGGTCTACGAGCGGATCGCGAACGTGGTGCAGGAGGGCGTGCTGGCGATCGGCGACGAACGGTCGCTGGCCGGCGCCCGGCTGGCCGACATGCGGGACTTCTTCCTCTTCGTGCAGAAGGAGATGGTCGAGCTGGTCGAGCGCTGGGAACAGGCCCGACGCGGGGCCCGGACCGGCTCCTGAGCCGCCCGCCGGGACGACCCCGGTCCCGCG is a window of Micromonospora sp. NBC_01699 DNA encoding:
- a CDS encoding GbsR/MarR family transcriptional regulator, encoding MQPDGRRDEEAVRRFVEHLALTLSDMGMPRMAARVFAALMAAEEPGLTAAEISERLGVSPAAVSGAVRYLIQVGMAVREPAPGSRRDLYKAPFSSWYSSTVRGGVYERIANVVQEGVLAIGDERSLAGARLADMRDFFLFVQKEMVELVERWEQARRGARTGS